A region of Helicoverpa zea isolate HzStark_Cry1AcR chromosome 16, ilHelZeax1.1, whole genome shotgun sequence DNA encodes the following proteins:
- the LOC124637852 gene encoding serine--pyruvate aminotransferase, mitochondrial — protein sequence MSFIVPPPRIVDREVVKPLLCGPGPCDYWPSVAEALSKPVLTPICDEFFSVLDEIRAGLQYVFQTRSKLVLAMSGSGHSGMEAVISNLVGRGETLLIASRGIWDQRANIIANRYGIKVETVSIPMNVTFSAEQLEPELKRLRPTAMFITHGDSSTGTLQNLQGLGDLCHKYGTLLLVDTVVSLGAVPFFMDEWGVDGVYSSTQKAFSGPAGITPVAFSARAEEKIKTRKHDPPFYFDIKLLASQWNCYGSTRTYHHTMSPPLFWALRCCLQEIAKETLPASWARHEATTARFHKRLREYSFEFLVPKPEDRLATVTTVVLPKGYDYMEFVKTMRARHNILIFAGLGPTVGKALRIGLMGVNSTIQVADAVAEAMADTLRALKKSSL from the exons ATGTCGTTCATAGTGCCCCCTCCAAGGATAGTGGACCGAGAGGTTGTGAAGCCGCTACTGTGTGGACCCGGCCCTTGCGACTACTGGCCTTCAGTGGCAGAAGCACTCAGCAAGCCTGTCCTCACTCCTATCTGCGATGAGTTCTTTAGC GTCCTAGATGAAATTCGAGCAGGCTTGCAGTATGTGTTCCAAACTCGAAGCAAGCTGGTGTTAGCGATGAGTGGGTCAGGTCACTCTGGCATGGAGGCGGTGATCAGCAACTTGGTGGGGCGTGGGGAAACCTTGCTCATCGCTTCGAGAGGCATCTGGGATCAGCGAGCTAACATTATAGCTAACAGATACG GCATTAAAGTAGAGACTGTCAGCATACCGATGAACGTGACATTCAGTGCTGAACAGCTAGAGCCTGAACTAAAGAGATTGCGTCCCACCGCTATGTTCATCACCCATGGCGACTCTTCAACTGGCACACTGCAGAACCTACAGGGTTTGGGGGATCTTTGTCACAA atatggAACCTTGCTGTTAGTGGATACAGTGGTTTCACTGGGAGCAGTTCCATTCTTTATGGACGAATGGGGTGTTGACGGAGTTTACAGTTCCACCCAGAAGGCGTTTAGTGGACCAGCAGGGATCACTCCCGTAGCATTCAGCGCCCGAGCCGA ggaaaagataaagaCCAGAAAACATGATCCTCCATTCTACTTCGACATAAAGTTGTTAGCGTCACAGTGGAACTGCTACGGAAGCACAAGGAC ATACCACCACACAATGAGTCCTCCTCTATTCTGGGCGCTGCGGTGTTGTCTCCAAGAGATCGCTAAGGAGACGCTACCGGCCTCCTGGGCTCGCCACGAGGCCACTACGGCTCGTTTCCACAAGCGTCTGCGGGAGTACTCCTTCGAGTTCCTGGTGCCGAAGCCTGAAGACCGACTGGCTACCGTCACGACGGTGGTACTGCCTAAGGGATATGACTATATGGAGTTTGTCAAGACTATGAGGGCGAG ACACAACATCCTGATATTCGCCGGTCTGGGCCCGACGGTCGGCAAGGCTCTGCGCATCGGCCTCATGGGAGTCAACTCCACCATACAGGTTGCTGACGCTGTGGCCGAAGCCATGGCGGACACTCTACGAGCGCTTAAGAAATCTTcgctttaa
- the LOC124637851 gene encoding serine--pyruvate aminotransferase, mitochondrial-like yields MSSDKLLVSAPSIVDRDFVKPKLYGPGPCDYWPSMEEALSKPIITPNCDEFYYVLDDIRAGLQYVFQTKSKLVLAMSGAGHAGMEAVISNLVGRGETLLIASRGIWDQRAFIIANRLGIKTEVITAPTNATFSLEQLEPELKRLRPAALFITHGDSSTGTVQKMDGLGELCHRYGALLLVDTVVSLIGVPFLMDEWGVDGAFTATQKAFSGPAGISPVAFSALAEEKINNRNFEPPFYFDVKLQAHQWNCYGDTRSYHHTLCAPMLWALRCCLQEITRETLPVSWARHAASTAHFHKRLQEYGFQLFVPKPEDRLATVTTVVLPPGIDYLEFTKYLREKHNILILEGRGPTVGKALRIGIMGVNATTKVADTLADALVDARKAFQSANK; encoded by the exons ATGTCATCGGACAAATTACTAGTATCGGCACCAAGCATAGTGGACAGAGATTTTGTGAAGCCCAAACTTTATGGACCGGGGCCCTGTGACTATTGGCCCTCAATGGAAGAGGCCCTTAGCAAGCCCATCATCACTCCTAATTGCGATGagttttattac GTCCTAGACGACATTCGCGCCGGCTTACAGTATGTGTTCCAAACTAAGAGTAAGCTGGTGTTAGCGATGAGTGGAGCTGGTCATGCGGGCATGGAGGCGGTGATCAGCAACCTGGTGGGGCGTGGTGAGACCCTACTCATCGCGTCCAGGGGCATCTGGGATCAACGCGCTTTTATCATCGCTAATAGATTAG GTATCAAAACCGAAGTGATCACAGCTCCAACGAACGCAACATTTAGTCTGGAACAACTGGAGCCTGAACTAAAGAGATTGCGTCCAGCCGCCCTGTTCATCACCCATGGAGACTCCTCTACGGGTACCGTGCAGAAAATGGACGGATTGGGGGAACTTTGTCACAG ATATGGAGCCCTGCTCCTAGTAGATACAGTGGTGTCTCTTATTGGAGTCCCCTTCCTAATGGACGAATGGGGAGTGGATGGGGCATTCACTGCTACTCAGAAGGCTTTCAGTGGACCGGCAGGAATCTCTCCCGTGGCTTTCAGTGCACTAGCAGA GGAAAAGATCAATAACAGGAACTTTGAACCTCCTTTTTACTTCGACGTAAAATTGCAAGCGCACCAGTGGAACTGCTACGGTGATACGAGATC TTACCACCACACATTATGCGCTCCAATGCTATGGGCCCTCCGTTGCTGTCTCCAAGAGATTACCAGAGAAACTCTACCTGTCTCCTGGGCACGCCACGCAGCCAGCACAGCTCACTTCCACAAGCGGCTTCAAGAGTATGGCTTCCAACTCTTCGTGCCTAAACCAGAGGATAGGCTAGCTACAGTCACCACTGTGGTCCTTCCACCAGGCATAGATTACTTGGAATTCACTAAATATTTGAGAGAAAA GCACAATATCCTGATCCTGGAAGGCCGTGGCCCAACAGTGGGCAAGGCGTTACGCATCGGTATCATGGGAGTGAACGCTACCACTAAGGTTGCGGACACACTGGCAGATGCATTGGTCGATGCCAGGAAAGCATTTCAGTCagcgaataaataa